GGAATCTCCGGCGCTGGTCGTTTTGAGCAGCACGGAATTGGCCTGGGATCCGGCGCGGCTGTAACCGCAAAGAATAAAGCCGCCGTCCTGCGTAAATTCCATGCCTTCACAGATGTCTACCGAGCCGCTGCCGTAGTGGTGACTCCATTCGAGAGTCCCCGTGGCACTGAGCTTGATCAGCAGCATGTCATTGTTGTAGGTTCCGGTCACGCGCGTCCATCCGGCGACCACAAAGCCGCCGTCAGGAGTCTGGCGGATGGCGTGGCCCTCATCCCAATCCCCCGGTGAGAAGGACTGGCGCCAGGTCTGTACGCCGGCGGCGTTGGTGCGGATGACCAGCACCGTGTTGGCATTCTGCCCGGAGGAATCGGTGGCTCCGGTCAGAACGAATCCGCCGTCGGACGTCTGCTGCACGTCGAAGGCCTGGTCGTTGAACGCCACCCCATAGGTGTGTGCCCACTGCAGCGCTCCGGTGGAAGTGGTTTTTATGAGGAAGGCGCGCATAAGCTGACCGCTGTCGCGGGAGCGTCCGGCGGCGACATAGCCGCCATCGGCAGTCTGCTGCACGGCATAACAGACGCGGGTCGGATCGTCCGGGAAGGTCTGCGTCCAATCCGCGTGGCCGCTTGCATTCAATTTGGTCATCAGCAGGATGCTGTTGCTGGCGGCAAAACTGCGTCCGGCGGCAATGCATCCGCCATCCGCGGTGGCGTCGACCGCATTGTAATACATGGTCGCCGTGTTATCGGTCAGGCGGAACGTATCCTGCACCGCGCCCAGCAGATCAAGATGGTACACAAGGGCGCTGGCCAGCTCGCCGCCGGGCTGGCGGAGCCCTGCCACCCACACGCTGCCATCCAGCGATGGGGAGACACCCCACGCTTCCTGCGAGCCACCGTTGGCATCACCCAGCATGCGCGTCCAGAGAGTATCCGGCGGCTGCGCAAAACACAGGGAGGACAGCAGAAGGAACAAAGCCAGAATGCACATTCTCATGATCGGATACTCACCCTAAGTGAAATAGCTCGTCGAACAGGCCTACTGATTTACTTCTTCCAACCGAAGTGGTTGAGGTCGATGCGGTGCTTGTGGTCGAAGGTGATGCCTTCGGACATCAGCAGGGCGCGCTGGAGATCGGCGCCGGAAAATTCAGGGAGGGAAATCTCGCCACGGGCATTGATGACCCGGTGCCACGGAACCGAAGGGTCGATCTGTTCGCGCAGCGCGTGCAGCGCGTACCCCACCAGCCGCGCATGGCGCGGAAAACCCGCGAGCCGGGCGATCTGTCCATAGGTCGCCACGCGGCCAAGCGGAATGCGGCGCACGGTGCGGTAGATGCGGGAATAGGTGGTGGACGTCACGGCGGCCTCAGATTTCCGGCATGGC
This genomic stretch from bacterium harbors:
- a CDS encoding MGMT family protein, which translates into the protein MTSTTYSRIYRTVRRIPLGRVATYGQIARLAGFPRHARLVGYALHALREQIDPSVPWHRVINARGEISLPEFSGADLQRALLMSEGITFDHKHRIDLNHFGWKK
- a CDS encoding T9SS type A sorting domain-containing protein → MRMCILALFLLLSSLCFAQPPDTLWTRMLGDANGGSQEAWGVSPSLDGSVWVAGLRQPGGELASALVYHLDLLGAVQDTFRLTDNTATMYYNAVDATADGGCIAAGRSFAASNSILLMTKLNASGHADWTQTFPDDPTRVCYAVQQTADGGYVAAGRSRDSGQLMRAFLIKTTSTGALQWAHTYGVAFNDQAFDVQQTSDGGFVLTGATDSSGQNANTVLVIRTNAAGVQTWRQSFSPGDWDEGHAIRQTPDGGFVVAGWTRVTGTYNNDMLLIKLSATGTLEWSHHYGSGSVDICEGMEFTQDGGFILCGYSRAGSQANSVLLKTTSAGDSMWTRVFPSSRDAEFRSVAVSADGGITAAGYQYANGNTSYFWVARIAVPSGVRGTILDEQQRPVVGAYIGALGQPYWSRSGTGGRYTLSLLPGTYDLITYGPCTGRDTVRGITVLEDSLAAHDWVVGSTGGVVDQTSLNPVVHNHMASADSLYLHNTGAGVMDFRIDCSTLRPAGAWLSAVPTHGTIAAGQSQTVAIWVDADTTNGGVFDFYGAVDVHMNTCPDSLAHLPLIATVLRAGDRAATPEAFSLTAQPNPFNPLTTITFELPRTEAVTLMVYDIQGRVVGTLVHSMLSAGSHRMVFDGRALSSGLYFARLQTPSRTLSQKLLLIK